Genomic segment of Microbacterium sp. BH-3-3-3:
TCGGCGGTGACGTCGACGCGCACGACCTCGTCGGACGCGATCCAGCCCCGCCGCCGCGACGTGTCGATCGGCAGGGTGACGAGAACGACGTCGCGGTGCCCGAGGTCGGCCAGGTGTTCGGCGGCGGCGGACTGCGCCTCGGTGTTGTCGAGCAGCACGCGCGGGATCCCCTCGCCGGCGTCGCCCTCGACGACGACGACCGGGATGCCGCGTCCGCGGACGATCTCGAGCGAGTCGCGCATGCGGGGGCTGCACCCGATCAGCACGGCGGCGTCGATGGGCGCGGTGTGCAGCGACGGCTCGCTCACCGTCTCACCGTCGTCGCGCAGCAGCAGCAAGGCCGCGCCCAGGCGCGAGACCCCGTCGGCGAGGCCGTCCATCATGTGCGTCGTCACCGGGTCGAGGAAGGCGGTTCCAAGGTGCTGGTCGAAGACGACGCCGACGATGCCCGACCGTCCGCGCCGCAGAGAGGCCGCGCGCGGGTCGGGCCCGGTGTAGCCGAGACTCTGCGCCGCGGCGAGCACGCGTGCCCGGGTGGCCTCCGAGGTGGGGGTCTTGCCACTGAAGACCACCGAGGCGGTCGACGGCGAGACGCCCGCCTCGCGGGCGACGTCGCTGATGGTGGCGCGTCGGGTGCTCACGGGCCGATCGTAACCCGCGACACGCGCGCTTCCGAATCGATTCGATCGACGTCGAATCGATTCGGTACAGTGGCGCCATGCATTCCACGCTGACCCGGTCCCAACTCGTGCGTTGGCACGTCGCGATCTGCGCCATCTTCCTCGCGAGCGGACTCAGCATCTCGACCTGGGCCTCGCGCGTGCCGGCGATCCGCGAGTCCCTCGGCATCGAGAACTCCGGCGTCGGGCTCCTGCTGCTCGGCATGGGCGTGGCATCCATCATCGGACTCTCCATCGCCCCCGCCGTCATGGCCCGCATCGGCGCCCGCACGGGAATGCTCGTCGCGCTGGTGCTCGTGGGCGTGGGCCTGGCCATCATCGGCTTCGGCACCGACTCCCTGCAGCTCTTCGCCGTCGCGCTCGTGGGACTCGCGCTGTTCGGGTTCGGCAACGGCGCCGTCGACGTGATGATGAACGTCGAGGGCGCCGCCCTCGAGAAGGCCACGGGCCGCACGATCATGCCCCTGCTGCACGCCTTCTTCAGCTTCGGAACGGTGATCGGCGCCGCCCTCGGCTTCGTCGCCGTGCGCTTCGACATCCCGGTCGTCGCGCACTGCGTGGCCATGGGCCTGGTCATCGTCGTGGTGGCGTTCGTCTCGGTCGCCAACGTTCCCCGCGCAGAGGTCGCGATGGACGCCCCCGTCGCCGAGGAGCGCGCTCACTGGCGCGAGCGCCTCGTGGTCTCGCTGCAGGCCTGGCGCGAGCCGCGCACCTACACGCTCGGCGTGATCATGCTGGGCATGGCGTTCGCCGAGGGCAGCGCGAACGACTGGCTCCCCTCGGCCGTCGTCTACGGTCACGGAGCACCCGAAGAAGCCGGCCCCGCCGTGCTCGCGGTGTTCTCGGTCGCGATGACCGTCGGACGCATCGCCGGCGGACCGGTGGTCGATCGTCTCGGTCGCGTGCTGGTGCTGCGGGTGCTGGCGGCCACCGCG
This window contains:
- a CDS encoding LacI family DNA-binding transcriptional regulator; the protein is MSTRRATISDVAREAGVSPSTASVVFSGKTPTSEATRARVLAAAQSLGYTGPDPRAASLRRGRSGIVGVVFDQHLGTAFLDPVTTHMMDGLADGVSRLGAALLLLRDDGETVSEPSLHTAPIDAAVLIGCSPRMRDSLEIVRGRGIPVVVVEGDAGEGIPRVLLDNTEAQSAAAEHLADLGHRDVVLVTLPIDTSRRRGWIASDEVVRVDVTADRLAGARRVFPDAPALAAATSSIDEGAIAGRTLFADPANRPTAVIAQSDLLAAGVIRAAEEAGLRVPDDVSVTGFDGVVVDGLAPHVLTTLVQPATAKGRAAGEAVAAMLEDAVPSGLRLSCTFREGTTTAPPRTT
- a CDS encoding sugar MFS transporter produces the protein MHSTLTRSQLVRWHVAICAIFLASGLSISTWASRVPAIRESLGIENSGVGLLLLGMGVASIIGLSIAPAVMARIGARTGMLVALVLVGVGLAIIGFGTDSLQLFAVALVGLALFGFGNGAVDVMMNVEGAALEKATGRTIMPLLHAFFSFGTVIGAALGFVAVRFDIPVVAHCVAMGLVIVVVAFVSVANVPRAEVAMDAPVAEERAHWRERLVVSLQAWREPRTYTLGVIMLGMAFAEGSANDWLPSAVVYGHGAPEEAGPAVLAVFSVAMTVGRIAGGPVVDRLGRVLVLRVLAATAAAGLLLFILAPFGPWVFVGAALWGLGASLGFPIGMSAAADDPAKAASRVAAAATIGYVAFLCGPPILGWIGDHIGLLNTLLIVVGLIVASGLFSGAAKPLVVESAEAEKARR